A single region of the Salvia miltiorrhiza cultivar Shanhuang (shh) chromosome 8, IMPLAD_Smil_shh, whole genome shotgun sequence genome encodes:
- the LOC130999595 gene encoding LOW QUALITY PROTEIN: glucosidase 2 subunit beta (The sequence of the model RefSeq protein was modified relative to this genomic sequence to represent the inferred CDS: deleted 2 bases in 1 codon), which produces METRIVPNLMLFGCSIILLVHGITRSAASLPPMDSLFGVSPEDESYYKGLSSSSAIKCKDGSHKFNKSQFNDDFCDCADGSDEPGTSACPNGKFYCKNAGHAPVVLYSSRVNDGICDCCDGSDEYDGKTKCPNTCWEAGKVAREKLRKKIATYREGVTIRRQEIEKAKLTISKEEAELQKLKEEEKILNGLVEKLKERKEQIEKAEEQERLQKEKEEKERKEAQVTKDEDTKAEDTESTQKDIHDNVGVVDQPPQDSEEHNHGSATEPELGDHSVEDKLSNDGAAGEQDGSIQNDEQLGEDSTSDGKAGLDSENQVENVAEDTESLSKEELGRLVASRWTGEKTEQHKEETDTSQNKDHQYPNETPNEAITEDDVGYASEEDEHRYDDDDADNEDQADDFDSVDHYDSSSSQRPESDDELDFSDITGTSGSSWLDKIQQRVKSIFQAVNIFQKPVNVSEAAQVRKEYDESSSKLSKIQSRISNLKQKLKQDFGPEKEFFSFYGQCFESKQNKYVYKVCPFKQATQEEGYSTTRLGSWEKFEESYRVMHFMNGDKCWNGPDRSLKVRLRCGLKNELTDVDEPSRCEYLAFLATPALCVEDKLKELQEKLESLKKDEPMGQHDEL; this is translated from the exons ATGGAAACCAGAATTGTGCCAAACCTAATGCTGTTTGGCTGCAGCATTATTCTATTAGTACATGGCATCACCAGATCGGCGGCATCGCTTCCCCCCATGGACTCACTCTTCGGAGTCTCCCCTGAAG ATGAGAGTTATTACAAGGGGTTGTCATCATCGAGTGCGATTAAGTGCAAAGATGGATCGCATAAATTTAACAAATCCCAATTCAACGACGATTTCTGCGACTGTGCTGATGGCTCTGATGAACCCG GAACATCGGCTTGCCCTAATGGGAAATTCTACTGCAAGAATGCTGGACATGCTCCTGTTGTCTTATATTCTTCACGGGTGAATGACGGTATCTGCG ATTGCTGCGATGGGAGTGATGAGTATGATGGAAAAACTAAGTGCCCCAATACATGCTGGGAAGCTGGAAAAGTTGCAAGAGAAAAATTGAGGAAAAAGATTGCCACATACCGGGAAGGTGTCACTATACGCAGGCAGGAAATCGAGAAAGCAAAATTGACCATATCCAAGGAGGAAGCAGAACTACAGAAGCTAAAAGAGGAGGAAAAGATACTCAATGGATTGGTCGAAAAGCTCAAGG AGCGCAAGGAACAGATAGAAAAGGCTGAGGAGCAAGAACGACTtcagaaagaaaaagaagagaaggaAAGAAAGGAAGCCCAAGTTACTAAAGACGAGGATACCAAAGCTGAAGATACTGAGTCTACACAGAAGGATATCCATGATAATGTTGGGGTAGTAGATCAACCTCCTCAG GATTCTGAGGAACACAATCATGGATCTGCCACTGAACCTGAACTTGGTGACCATTCAGTTGAGGACAAACTTTCAAATGATGGAGCAGCAGGGGAACAAGACGGCTCTATCCAG AATGATGAACAGCTAGGCGAAGACTCCACTTCTGATGGCAAGGCTGGTCTTGATAGTGAAAATCAG GTGGAAAATGTAGCTGAAGATACTGAATCACTATCGAAGGAAGAGTTAGGCCGTCTAGTTGCATCCAGATGGACAGGGGAAAAGACTGAGCAACATAAGGAGGAGACTGATACCTCGCAAAATAAGGACCACCAATATCCTAATGAGACGCCTAATGAA GCAATTACTGAGGACGATGTTGGTTACGCCTCAGAGGAGGATGAGCATagatatgatgatgatgatgctgacAATGAAGACCAAGCCGATGACTTTGATAGTGTGGATCATTATGATTCCAGCTCTTCACAGAGACCTGAGTCTGATGATGAATTAGACTTTTCAG ATATAACTGGCACAAGTGGCTCATCATGGCTGGACAAGATACAGCAAAGAGTGAAGAGCATCTTTCAGGCTGTTAATATTTTCCAGAAACCTGTTAATGTATCTG AGGCTGCACAAGTGCGTAAAGAATATGATGAATCCAGTTCCAAATTATCAAAAATACAATCAAGGATATCAAATCTGAAGCAGAAACTAAAACAAGATTTTG GTCCGGAGAAGGAATTTTTTTCATTCTATGGTCAATGCTTCGAGAGCAAGCAGAACAA GTACGTTTACAAAGTTTGCCCATTCAAACAAGCTACTCAGGAGGAGGGCTACAGTACAACTCGTTTAGG GAGCTGGGAGAAATTTGAGGAATCTTACAGAGTAATGCATTTTATGAATGGAGATAAGTGCTGGAATGGCCCAGATAGAAGCTTAAAG GTGAGGTTAAGGTGTGGTTTGAAAAATGAACTCACGGATGTCGATGAACCAAGCCGTTGCGA ATACCTTGCGTTTTTAGCCACCCCGGCTCTGTGTGTCGAAGATAAACTCAAG GAACTGCAAGAAAAATTGGAGTCACTGAAGAAAGATGAACCCATGGGACAACACGACGAGCTATGA
- the LOC130999597 gene encoding pyruvate kinase, cytosolic isozyme, with product MTNYFVGDGGENQAGGVKRPKTKIVCTLGPASRSIPMVEKLLRAGMNVARFNFSHGSHEYHQETLDNLRKAMENTGILCAVMLDTKGPEIRTGFLKDAKPVQLKQGQEITISTDYSIKGDAKTICMSYKKLAEDVKPGMVILCADGTISFTVLECDKKQGLVRCRCENTAVLGERKNVNLPGVVVDLPTLTDKDKEDIIKWGVPNKIDMIALSFVRKGSDLVEVRKLLGHHAKTILLMSKVENQEGVANFDEILANSDAFMVARGDLGMEIPIEKIFLAQKVMVYKCNIQGKPVVTATQMLESMIKSPRPTRAEATDVANAVLDGTDCVMLSGETAAGAYPELAVRTMAKICIEAEGTIDYADAFKRIMANAPVPMSPLESLASCAVRTANSAKAALILVLTRGGSTAKLVAKYRPGMPILSVVVPEIKTDSFDWSCSDESPARHSLIFRGLVPVLCAGSARASHEESTEEALEFALQHAKTKGLCKVGDAVVALHRIGSSSIIKIVTVK from the exons atgactaACTACTTCGTCGGCGATGGAGGAGAAAATCAGGCCGGCGGCGTCAAGCGGCCGAAGACGAAGATCGTCTGCACTTTGGGCCCTGCCTCTCGCTCCATCCCCATGGTCGAGAAGCTTCTGCGAGCCGGCATGAACGTCGCTCGTTTCAATTTCTCCCACGGATCTCACGAATACCACCAGGAGACTCTCGACAATCTCCGCAAGGCCATGGAAAACACCGGCATCCTCTGCGCCGTCATGCTCGATACCAAG GGTCCAGAGATCCGGACGGGGTTCCTGAAAGATGCGAAGCCCGTCCAACTCAAGCAGGGGCAGGAGATCACGATTTCGACCGACTACAGCATCAAGGGTGATGCCAAGACCATCTGCATGAGTTACAAGAAGCTCGCTGAGGACGTGAAGCCGGGGATGGTCATACTCTGTGCTGATGGAACAATCTCTTTCACTGTTTTGGAATGTGACAAGAAGCAAGGCTTGGTGCGTTGCCGTTGTGAGAATACTGCTGTCCTTGGTGAGAGAAAGAATGTCAATCTCCCCGGGGTTGTTGTGGATCTCCCTACCTTGACAGACAAGGACAAAGAAGATATCATCAAGTGGGGGGTTCCTAATAAGATTGACATGATtgctctttcttttgttcgcaAAGGTTCCGACTTGGTGGAGGTTCGCAAGTTGTTGGGGCACCATGCCAAGACCATCCTTCTCATGTCTAAG GTTGAAAATCAAGAAGGGGTGGCGAATTTTGATGAAATTCTAGCCAACTCAGATGCTTTCATGGTGGCTCGTGGTGATCTTGGAATGGAAATTCCTATTGAGAAGATATTCTTAGCTCAGAAGGTGATGGTGTACAAGTGTAACATCCAAGGGAAGCCTGTTGTGACTGCAACACAGATGTTGGAGTCGATGATCAAGTCTCCGAGGCCAACACGAGCAGAAGCCACAGACGTGGCCAATGCTGTTCTAGATGGAACAGACTGCGTCATGCTCAGTGGCGAAACAGCTGCAGGAGCTTACCCGGAGCTTGCTGTCCGTACCATGGCCAAGATCTGTATAGAGGCTGAAGGCACAATTGACTACGCTGATGCTTTTAAACGGATCATGGCGAATGCACCAGTCCCCATGAGCCCCTTGGAAAGCCTTGCATCGTGTGCTGTTCGAACTGCCAACTCAGCCAAAGCAGCTTTGATTCTGGTCCTAACTCGAGGAGGAAGCACTGCAAAGCTGGTGGCTAAATACAGACCGGGGATGCCAATACTGTCTGTTGTGGTTCCAGAAATCAAAACTGATTCGTTTGATTGGTCGTGCAGCGATGAATCTCCGGCCAGGCACAGTCTCATATTCAGGGGGCTGGTCCCAGTTCTGTGCGCAGGATCTGCAAGGGCTTCTCACGAGGAGTCCACGGAGGAAGCCCTCGAGTTCGCCCTCCAGCATGCGAAAACCAAAGGACTCTGCAAGGTCGGAGACGCTGTCGTCGCCCTTCACCGAATTGGATCCTCATCCATCATCAAGATCGTCACTGTCAAGTGA
- the LOC130999604 gene encoding uncharacterized protein At5g19025-like, which translates to MRLPMVDCRSLIQFCRAFPPRNTTNFTNPSRRRADSLNEFCHRSPLAAVDLVILVLVIVSSAFLILPYMKLFAFELVPAAHGAIVDLILEEPVPYAVGFVTVVVGVIVAVLIDLRMRKCGNPKCKGLRRAVEYDIQLETEACVKHSPPPLHVDAYRELNGMRELELGEDRKELEAELKKMAPVNGRTVLIFRAPCGCPLGRMEVWGHKKIRRIKK; encoded by the coding sequence ATGAGGCTGCCGATGGTCGATTGCCGGAGTTTGATCCAGTTCTGCCGAGCTTTCCCCCCTCGCAACACCACCAATTTCACGAATCCGAGCCGCCGCCGCGCCGATTCTCTGAACGAATTCTGCCACCGCTCCCCGCTGGCCGCCGTCGATCTGGTCATACTCGTGTTGGTGATTGTCTCGTCCGCGTTCCTGATCCTTCCTTACATGAAACTATTCGCGTTCGAGCTTGTGCCGGCGGCTCACGGCGCGATCGTTGACCTGATCCTGGAGGAGCCGGTGCCGTACGCGGTGGGGTTCGTGACGGTGGTGGTGGGAGTGATTGTGGCGGTGCTGATCGATTTGCGGATGAGGAAATGCGGGAACCCTAAGTGTAAGGGGCTTCGGAGGGCAGTGGAGTACGATATTCAGCTGGAGACGGAGGCTTGCGTGAAGCACTCCCCGCCGCCGCTCCATGTGGATGCTTATCGCGAGCTCAATGGTATGAGGGAGCTGGAATTGGGGGAGGATCGGAAGGAATTGGAGGCGGAATTGAAGAAGATGGCGCCGGTGAATGGAAGGACGGTGCTGATATTCCGAGCTCCCTGCGGCTGCCCGCTTGGTAGAATGGAGGTTTGGGGCCATAAGAAAATCCGTAGAATCAAGAAATAG